The region ACGCGGCGGTGCGGGCACGCGTCTCCTCTGGACGAGGATGTAGGCGACGGCGCTGGCGACTTCCAGTGGGGAAGGCTTGGGTCTGGATGGCAGATCCGGTGGCCAGAGTCGTGGGGCCAGCCAAATTTGGTCGAGGACGGGCGGAGGTAATCGGCGGCGGCAGATGGCAGCACAAGGGCTCTGTCTCGGGGCTGAGGTTGACCAGGGCGGTCTATGCGAGGAAGAGACGAGGGAGAGAACAAAGAAACAAAGAGGAATGGCTAGGAATAGAAGGGAGAAGGGGCACAACTGGGTTTCTGACCTGCTTCGGTGGCCGGTGGTCACCGGCCGCATGGAGGCtcgttgtctcctcggggggacggCACGCCACAAATGTGGCAGCGGCATGGCTCATCCGCCACGCCGGCGACGGCCATCTCCAAGTAGCCGCTGACGCTGGCCGTCGCACTGGTGCTGCTTTTCTAGCCAATCACCATGTGGACTTGCCGCAGCAAAATACAATAGGTGCTGCGCAAGTGATCGATGGATGAGCCATGTGCGCAAGCGTCACTCCCACTCCGGCCGGCTGTGAAACAAGCAGAAAAGGACACACCCGGCTGTGCCACCCATGTTTCTTGATCCAGAATTTCTACTGTCTAATTGTGTAGAAAAACGGCGCACTGAAACTGCTGCTAATCTACTTAGTTGACCGTCGTTTGAATTCTTGTACTAGTAGTAGATATAAGTAAGTAAAAGTAGTTGTTGCACTGTGCCAGATGGATTAATTAGTCCGTTTGCAAATGCTACAAGGTTGCCTCAAGTGTAGCAGGTTGAAATTCGGAGAGCAAACTCAAGTTCAGTCATATCAATTCAGATTCACAGAGAAGATGCTGATTTTTATATGATTTAGCATTTGAAATTAAGAGATAAAATTCAGTATTAGATGAAAATTAGTTTCTGCACAATACACTGCTTTCAGGTCCTGTATATCATTTGTCTTGTTGATCTTTTTATTAACTTGTGTTCTAGCAATATGAGATCACTGATCTGCTGCAACATTTGTAGTGCTAGTGACATAAGTCATAATCTCCCGCGTAGAGCTACTAGCCATCTCTCAAGTGACTTAGGAATTATCACCACGATGCTTTTGACCCGATGAAAAAAaggttgttgaaaaacataattACGGTAACATTTTTATGTACATAGCATTGGTAATATACGCACAACGAACTACATAACTTACATATAAGAATCGCGGTAACTTTGAGTCGGAGGAAAAAAATATTGAAAACATACCTCCCGTGACTTCTGtgaaaatagcatgataatatatgcCCCACGGACATGATAGCTTAGGTGCAAACACCATGGTATTTTGGATCCGAGGAAAAAGTTGCTAAAAGCATACCCACGGTAAATTTTATGTAAGTAGCATGGTAATATATGCACCACAGACCTGATAATTTAAGAGaaaacaccatggtaattttggCAACAGGGAAGAAAATTATTGAAAAGAACCCCCATTGATTTCTATGtacaaacaccatggtaactttgacgaTGTTAAAAAAAATTGTTGAAAAGGCATCCTTGATAACTTCTGTGTAAATAGTACGATAATATAAGCATCACAGATAACTTAGGTGAAAACATTATGGTAATTTGGACACGAGcaaaaaaaattctaaaacatACCACCGGTAAATGATGTGTACATAGCATGATAATATACGTACCACATACCTGATAATTTATGTCCAAAACACCATGGTAACTTCTCAACCCATGGAAAAAAGGTTGATGAAACATACCCCGGCAATTTTTGTGTAAATAGCAATGATATTTTAAGCACCACAGACCCGATAAATTACGTACAAACACTGAGATAACTTTGGTCAAGGAGgggaaaaagttgttgaaaacataccccAGTCACTTATGTGAACATAGCACGGTAATAAACGAACCACACACTCGATAACTTCCATGCAAATGATAACTTTGGCCAACGAGGTAAAAAAGTTGTTAAAAAACATCTTCTCACTCCCCCGCCTTCGATAACTCATGTGAAAATAGCTCAATAATATATGAACCACATACTTGCAACACGTTAACTTTTACCAATGAGAGAAAAAAGTTGTTGGAAAATATACCCCCAATAACTTATGTGACGGTAATATACAAACAACATACCCCATATCTTATGTACAAATACCATGATAACTTGACTAGGGAGTTGAAAAGGATCCTCTGATAACATGTGAAAATAAAATGATAATATATGAACCGCATACCCAATAACTTACGTACAAACACCACAATAACTTTGACTAAATAGGAAGAAAATTGTTGAAAAAACATAACCCGATAACTTATATCAAAACAGCATGGTAACATACGAATAGCATACCCgataacttatgtacaaacacTGCGATAACTTTTGagcaaagaggaaaagttgttgaaaaacatcccccggtaacttatgtgaaaatagcacggtAATGTATGAATCAAATATCTGATAACTTAAGTACATACATCGGGGGAACTTTTGATCAAGGGGGGaaagttgttgaaaaacataaCCCCGATAACTTATGTTGAAATACCACGATAACCTGCATACCACATGTGTGATAACTTATGTAGCTGAGACGTAGTAACTTTTGACCCGGAAAAAAGTCATCAGAATATaacaatatgggatctagtttcgaagatttcGTCGTAacgaatcttttatgtgaaaacggTTTTTGCATCGGATCTAGCcacaaaacattttgaattttcGGAATCTATGATGGCATCACTTTTTTGGTCCTCTAGTGCATACATGCATGCGCATGTGGAGAATGTGGGAGAACCATGTTTCTGTCCTGGTAACTTATGTGGAAATAGCACGATAAGTTGCATACCACAGATGTGCTAACTTATATAGTCAAGACGTGGTAACTTTTGACCCGAGAAAAAAAGTCGTTgaaacataccaacatgggatctagtttcgaagatctcgtcgtgaAGAATTTTTATGTGAAAACCATTTTTGCATCAGACCAACGGTTTgtgctacaaaacattttgaattttcGAAATAAGAAGAATCTATGGTGACAACAACTTTTTTGTCTTCTAGCGCATGCATGTAACTAGAGAAAGAAATGCACGTGGAAGAAGAGCGATTCATGTAATGCAATTATGCACGTAATTAGGAGGGAGAAAGGAGGTATGTGGTAGTTTTACCTATGTGGTACACGTGTGCCAAATATCACGGTCCTACCAAACGAACAATTTGTTAGATGATGTTTGACGGTAGCCCCTCGATTGTTGACGGCCATGCATGTAGGAAATCTTCATGTGTGATGTCACCACAAGAATGGATAATGTATGTCTCAGCTATTTTCAGTTTTTTCTTCAGGGTTGGTTGGTGTAGCTAGGTTGTTTCAGATTTTTTTCGTGACTGGTGTTAGTGCTTGCCGCTTGATGTAAGTGGTTGTATTTTTTGCTGTTTGGATTGGTTCTAGACGCCGCTTAATCTGCTGATTACAGCCTGACATGTTTTGATTTTGTGTGGGTGGGTACAGCGCCGCTTGTTGTGTTGTTCGGTTGTTCCTTCACTTCTTTATTCGATGTTCCTGGCGTTGCAGGCTCTCGATAAATGCAGAAAATTCTACACAGGATTATGTGGCACGCCCACAAAGTCCACGGAAGCCAGCACCTCAACCTGCAAGCGCTCACATATCAACATCTCTTGCGTGTAGCCCTTTTGCTACCAGCAAATCTcttgcgcgtgtgtgtgtgtgtcgtgtgCAAGAGGCCCGTCTAAATTGACCAGTGTCTGGCCTGTGTACGTGCGTGTTTGTCTCTGGCGAAAGAACCAGTCGCAAAAGCAGAAAACACTTCAGTAATTCGGTTAACACACAAATGCCAAAAAAAGAGCTGAATTTCAGTTTACACCCAAATGCAAAAAACTTCCAAAATTCAGAAAAAGTCCAACCTTTGATGCCCCCTGCCTTTTGCTCCACGTCCCCTTCCTGTCCACTTAGCTATTCGCTAGCCGAATTTTTCACGCACAACTCCATAAATATGGTGCAGCTTGTGATGTCCCCTGCGCTGTGGCATGGAGAAGAGAGACCGCAGAGCAGAGAGCAGGCTGGCCGGAGTCTGTGTCGCGCGTCTGCGCGCCAATGCCCGCGTGCCCAGTCCGCCCGTCAGCCGGTGCGATATGCGAGGTTCATCGCCGGCCGTCGCTCTGCCACTTGGTCCACACGCAACACAATCCACAGGCCACCAGAGTCTACTCGGCCCACGAAGAAAACTACGGACCCCTTCCCACAACTACTCCTCTCTCTGCTTCCCTCCCTTCTTCCTATGGACCAAAGCCAGGAGCTTGCGCCAGACGTCATCAGCATCAATACAATCATACATACCTACGTATTTTTTCTTGGTTCAAGGTAGCCGTTCCACCTTGCCATACGGGGCCCTCCGCCAGAGTTTCCCACACTATAGTTCCCCACGGCGGCGGCGGGTACAGAGACGGTCAGGCACCGGCGGCGGCCCGGCGCGAATAAGATGCGGTAACCGTGAGGTCGAGCTGCCGAGCTACCAACATGGCAACACGTACTTCATCGGCTCCACACCCTCATCGACGTCGTCAACGGCTGGGTCGACGCCACCGGTCTCACGCCCGAGCGCCGGCAAGACGCCGGCAAGCCGAGCAACGAATCACCAAACAATCGATGATCTCTAGAAACACCGGGCGATATCGATTTTAGAGGCACCGTGAACCATCATTGCATGCAAAGGTAGATGGAAACACGTAGTCATATCACGTGTCAGCCAATCAACATGCAGCAACCCATTTTGTAAACAGCCAATCACAATCTAGTCAACCAACCATATCCCAACTGTAATTGGTAGGTTCACCCACGATTTGTACCCCGTCAGATCCCAAACAAATAGCACGTGTCAATCCCTGATTTACTGATTTAGGCTGCAAAAACAACTCTAAATATCCTAAAAATTTAAACGGGTCTAGATTTAGGATATGTAGTGTTTTTGGTACcaccaacacacacaaacacccatgACCCATCCACCCCCAACTTTGAATTTTCCGTGTACTACCTCATGATGTTCCATCCGTGTAAACACCTCGCGTAATGTTCTAGGCTCACCTAGCCACAACAATGAACTGGATAACAGGCTACCTGTAGCCCTAGCGCTAAAACGCCGCTCTAGTTGAATCCTCCTAAATTTACTTATCATGATTAATTATAGCAAATAGAAACCAATCTAAGAATAGGTTGAGAATCTCGACGCCTACCATTTGGGCACCACCACACCACCTTCTGTCCCTGTCACCAGATGGGTAGGGGGGCGATGGATGAAGGATCTGTCATGGCAAACACATGGTCACTTCCTATATATGCATGTTGACCGCCATGTAGAGAGCCCAACTACTACCGAGCCCAGTCCCCAGTCACGGGACTGCTCATTGCGCCATCGGCTTACTCCAACCAGGTCGTAGAGGAGCATCACCACCAATTTGATCTGAGCCAGGGCCGCCTATTTGGAAATCACCGCCGTTCAACATGAGCCGCAACTATCAGGGTAGCCATCACACCATCAGAGAGAACCAGCCACCGGCACCATTGCTAACCAAGGTTGCCGACGCTCTCTAGTGACGGCTAATGGAGCGAGGGAAGAGGACCACGACATGGGTGGCGGTGACTAGGGTATTGCTCATGCCGCTCCCCTAAAGAGGACACATCCAGTTACATGATGGTAACATGTTTACATGCATGACGTTAAGAATTATACTACATCACCTCTTTGTGCAACCGATGCATGGTAGATGTATTCTGCCATAAGCCACACAATGGTGGTCAGCTCGCCACCACTGTTGAGCTTCTGGGCATGGAACTCCCTGCTGCACTTGTTGCTCGCGTAAAGGAGAATATCAATCCACACGTCAAGGACAAGCTCCAAGGAGTCGTTCGTGCCATTCTTCTCGTTCTCCAGCAGCTCCTTGGCGAGTCGAGCCATGTGAGTGAGACGAGGagtaaggtggctgaactccttgtCCCCATATGCATCGTACAAGTTGTTGGCAAGGCCCTCCCTCTCCACAACCCTACAAATGCTGGAATGTGGGGCATCGCGCACACGGAGGAGATCCATGACGACGCGTGGACGGCTCGGGTACCTAGGATCAGCCGATTGCATGGTGACCAACCTCTCGCAGGTCTGTTGGTACAACCTTTTTTGGGGCATGCCTGGCAGCATGTAGGAACGTTCCACCAGGAGGAACATCATGTAGTCGGACATGACCCTAATGGCGTGCACGTCAGGCGCAGCGTCCACAGACTTGGCTCTCTTGCTCTTGGTGAGGAAGACCTCGGTGGCAATGTGCCAGATGATGATGCCCTCCTGGAACTCGACACCAAGGGAGTCCTTGAGGACGCCGCTGTAAAGTCCACGGCGGTCTAGTGGGTACTGACCCCACTTCTTGCCCAGCATGGCACTGTTGAACCTCGCCTTGCCGTACAGCCGGCTAATGTACACAGAGATACGACGCCTGATCGGATCGGTCATCTTGACGGTCCCTGAGTAGTGCTTCCTGTTCCACCACTCGTTGAGTCCCAATGCCCTGGCAAGCCTGCCGAGCAGGGGGCTGGTGAGAGGCGTGTCGGCGGGGCGCGTGCAGAAGTGCAACAAGTTGTACTGCCCGATGGTGTATGACCACCTTCTTGACTTGTACCTATCACCCTTGACGAGATGGTGAAGCCACACAACCGTGCGCCGGAGCCGGTCCCATCTCTCGTTGCACAGGGCTATGTAGCGAAGCCATAGCCATCTGGTGGCGCTCAGGAACGCGAACGTCCAAGATGATGCCAACGCGTTCAGGAGCGACATCGTCTCCATGAACACGGCGCCACCCAGCAAGACGTATGTGATGATGACGTCGGTTGTGCTGTGGCCGTCCTTGGAGGTGAAGTGGAACAGCAGCAGCGAGGTGGTGACGGTAAGGGGCGAGACGACGCGGACCAGGTAGCCAAAGAAGGTGTGGACCACGGCTGCCTTGGTGTAGAGCAGGTCGTACGAGAGGGAGAGCTGGATCTCCATGAGCGTCCACAGCTCGATGCCTTGTATAAACTTGCTGGTGTACACCTCTGGTCTGTAAATGGAGTCCTCCTCGAGCTCGAGCACCGAGGAATCGACGATGGTGAACTTGCAGATGTGGAACAGGCTGTGACCTCGACGTAGGTGGAACTCCTCCTCTGTGGCTCCGTCCTGAGGGTGGAAATGATTGTGTATGGCCGGCGGCTGCGTCTTGATGGAGGCGCGGATGCTCTCCAGCGTGCTGCACTTGAGCGCCCACGTCCTCTCGCCGTACTTGACGACGCCTACGGCGAACATCAGGAAGGAGGCGATCCGGAGCAAGTCACCGTTCTTGCCGCCGCCGGCGAAGGCGATGTGCTTGTACAGGACGTAGGCCGCTCCGAGGACCTGCACGACAAGGATCTGGAGGTGACGGAGCCAAAGCTGGTTGTCCTGGAACGCGTAGGCGGTGATGTTGTCCGGGCCGCCGAGGTGCAGCAGCAGGAACGGAGCCCAGAACGCAACCAGCTGGTGCTCACGCACGGGCCGCACGGCGCTGCTGAACGCCATGTGGCCGACGGCGTACACGGCGGTGGAGTCGGCCATGATGTACGCTAGCCACAGGAGGAGCCTCGGCAGGAGGGCCTCACGCCGGCGGACCCCGGCGAAGACAAAGAGGACGAGTTGGAGCCCGAAGCTGAGGAGGACCAGGATCTGCATCGACTGGTGGCTCCACAGCTCCAACGGCCCTGCAGCCATAGCGATTGCTCCTCTCCTGGATGACTTTTCACGGTTTTGTTTTAGAACTTCGGATACGATAATCGTACTCCTTCGGATATAGGAGTATACAGTTAGAAATAAACCAAAAGAATCCACAAAATCATGAACAATAAACACATTGATTTTGTCCATGGATTTACTAATTTTCAGTTGCCTATAGTTTCCCAAGTCTCTAGCTATCATACTATATATCCTAAAAAAATTCACAATTGTACATCGCAGAGTATATATACATCTGAATTTTTACACGCACAGCAAAAAAAAAAacggttttgctagaactcatctagatgagatatagtttggtctcattcaccttttataaccattgaatgtgatgctataagatgcgtgcgtgttgacgtgggttgtatttgttcttgtttacaaagtgaatgagaccaaattatatctcatttaGATGAGTTCTAGGTCTCCCAAAAAAAAGACATACTCCTAGAAAATGTACTTATGTAAGTAATGCTTGCGATCAAATAGAGTTGTCAAGCGATGTGTATGCATAATTACATACCGGTCGGGCAGGACAAGTGTCGTGGCTTCGAATTCGGAGACCAGTCGATCTTGTCGCTGAGACGAGGGGGCGGCGAAGCAGGAATTGAACGGTGGAAAACGGCACAGAGGAGCAGTGGCCAGTGGGTGGCACTACACACTAACCATTGACATGCCAAGTTGATCAGAAGTTCGTTGGATCTGCTTCTTAAGAAAGGGATAAGGAAGCTTCCTGCTTTATAGAtgtagatggagatggagatggatcaACCCGAACTCAGTGCTAAGCTGGCAGGATCAAATATATACTATGGTACACTAGTATAttatttcatttattttattttattatcgaTTTCTGTTGCAGTTGTAGATTAGACAAAGTTGCAGTTGCCAGTAGATTAGATCAAGGGAGCTGCCAGTGCTACCCAGCGGCATGCCGGGGCATAGCCTGCTGGAGCTGCATCACGCCGCTCTTCTCTCCTCGATATCACTTATAGAACGAGAAGTGGACGTAAGTTTTGCCGAGTTCTGTTGCCACTGAAGCTTTACCGCCTGGGAGCTAaaacttcttttctttcttttttttttccaaaaaaacttctgatctattcattatcaatcatggcagtacaacgaataccaaaaataataaaaattacatctaaatctgtagaccatctagcgacgatTGCAAACACTGAAGCGAGCCCTTCATTATCCCTCCCTCGTCGGAGCcgagcaaaacttgttgtagtaaatAGCCGAGAAGTCGTCGTGCGAAGGACAGATAGAGcgagcgcaccagaacaacaatcgCCGCCGATGAAAAGAATTATGGATGAGAAGGACCCAACCTAAAGACAGACTGACATAGACGAACGAAGACAGACTGACACATCTCCACACGTCCTCAGATGATGCTAGACACGCCACCGGGATGGGGACTAGGTGGGGAGAACCTTATACCATCTtcggggagccgccgccgtctcgtcttcctcgGCAGGacacaaaccataacaaaactcAAGAAACATATAAAAATGAAGCCCTCCCGCTgacaagggccgggatccaccgtGCCTCACTGGCCTTAAGGCCACAGGAAACGAGGCAGATCGGCGACGACACCAGcgggaggcagaaaccctagccgcctcttctGTTCGCTTGAAGGAGAGACCATTTTTCCACTTTCTGTGAACGAGGGTCTTGTATCCGTATATCCGGAAGCTACAACTTCCACCTCTGCGCACTCTTTCTCTTTTGTACTCCCTTCTTATCAAAACATAAGATGTTTTTTGATATGAGACTCACTTTCAAAAGCACTGGCTTTTACTGACCAACTCTAGAACCATGCATGAACAGTTATTACACATGGCCTGCTGCAACTGCTTTTGCGGCCCTCACATAATCTCTCATGTAATTGACTTTTGTCACCCAGGCCTTTGGCCTGTTTTGAAATGGATAAGGTAGAGATTGATCTACCTTTTACTATTTAAAAAAGATTCAGTGTTAACACCAGGCAACCCACAAGTATTAAGGATTCGTGGTGCTTCTCCTGGACGGTCTATGGAAACTAACCATATGTAGTGCAAGAGCAAGCCCAAGTTTATCCCAAGAATATGTGGGAACTTTATTCATAGCATGATTGAATATATTTTTTATTACTCGAAATTATAAAGTTCCTAACCAAGTTGAGAATGAAGTCCCAACTTATCTGGctcactggtggaaaaacaggcttccgtccagccccataagtcgcgaagctgtaggaaccgcgactaatgggacctttagtcgcggttctggaggtgaaccgcgaccaaaggcctgggcccagggcgctcggtggccagctggcgcacgtgagggtctttagtcgcggttggcgaggacaaccgcgactaaaggccttcgggcacctttagtcacggtttgccaggccaaccgcaactaaagcccctcccctatatatacccatccagcagccaacacttagccatttggagccattctcttcacaagtgggtgtaggtttgcttttggttcctcttatgcacataaggtgtttgatgaaatgccccaagagcatgaaacaaacatgacatgaagtgttggagccacactccttgatcgcggttagcaacttgatgaacctttgatgtgtcattgataaaatatgcatgtgtgcagttcattgtttaatttatattgtttgtagctagttagtttaacaaatgcatgatggttaattatatattttatattataataatgcagatgaatcggcaatggatgtacggtaaccgactctccggcgagttcactacgggtttgaaagatttcctcgtagtggctaatgcgaacaagcaggggggttttgttatctgtccatgtgttatctgtaagaatcagaagggttactcttcctcaagagatgttcacatgcatctgcttcggcacggtttcatgccaagctataattgttggaccaagcatggagaaagaggggttataatggaagaagatgaagaaggggatgatttcatcgatgaaagctatcttgctcatttcggtgatactttcatggaggatgctgaaggtgaaggggaaggtgaagaagaggcacgtgatgatcccgttgatgatcttggtcggaccattgctgatgcacggagacgctgcgaaactgaaaaggagagggagaatttggatcgcatgttagaggatcacagaaagcgctgtaccccggatgcgatgatggtctgaaaaagctgggctgcacactggatttgctgaaatggaaggcagaggcaggtgtagctgactcggcatttgaaaacttgctgaaaatgttgaagaatatgtttccaaaggataacgagttgcccgccagtacgtacgaagcaaagaaggttgtctgccctctaggtttagaggttctgaagatacatgcatgcatcaacgactgcatcctctaccgcggtgaatacgagaatttgaatgaatgcccggtatgcactgcattgcgttataagatcagaggcgatgaccctggtgacgatgttgagggccagaaacccaggaagagggttcccgccaaggtgatgtggtatgctcctataataccacggttgaaacgtctgttcaggaacaaagagcatgccaagttgttgcgatggcacaaagaggaccgtaagtcggacggggagttgagatacaccgcagatggaacgcaatggagaaagatcgacagatggttcaaagattttgcagctgacgcaaggaacataagatttgctctaagtacggatggcatgaatccttttggcgagcagagctccagccatagcacctggcccgtgactctatgcatctacaaccttc is a window of Triticum dicoccoides isolate Atlit2015 ecotype Zavitan chromosome 2B, WEW_v2.0, whole genome shotgun sequence DNA encoding:
- the LOC119366898 gene encoding uncharacterized protein LOC119366898, coding for MAAGPLELWSHQSMQILVLLSFGLQLVLFVFAGVRRREALLPRLLLWLAYIMADSTAVYAVGHMAFSSAVRPVREHQLVAFWAPFLLLHLGGPDNITAYAFQDNQLWLRHLQILVVQVLGAAYVLYKHIAFAGGGKNGDLLRIASFLMFAVGVVKYGERTWALKCSTLESIRASIKTQPPAIHNHFHPQDGATEEEFHLRRGHSLFHICKFTIVDSSVLELEEDSIYRPEVYTSKFIQGIELWTLMEIQLSLSYDLLYTKAAVVHTFFGYLVRVVSPLTVTTSLLLFHFTSKDGHSTTDVIITYVLLGGAVFMETMSLLNALASSWTFAFLSATRWLWLRYIALCNERWDRLRRTVVWLHHLVKGDRYKSRRWSYTIGQYNLLHFCTRPADTPLTSPLLGRLARALGLNEWWNRKHYSGTVKMTDPIRRRISVYISRLYGKARFNSAMLGKKWGQYPLDRRGLYSGVLKDSLGVEFQEGIIIWHIATEVFLTKSKRAKSVDAAPDVHAIRVMSDYMMFLLVERSYMLPGMPQKRLYQQTCERLVTMQSADPRYPSRPRVVMDLLRVRDAPHSSICRVVEREGLANNLYDAYGDKEFSHLTPRLTHMARLAKELLENEKNGTNDSLELVLDVWIDILLYASNKCSREFHAQKLNSGGELTTIVWLMAEYIYHASVAQRGDVV